In a single window of the Biomphalaria glabrata chromosome 5, xgBioGlab47.1, whole genome shotgun sequence genome:
- the LOC106074832 gene encoding uncharacterized protein LOC106074832 isoform X1, protein MENEEEPVPENEVEKSSRNTIETAENIVRTIVSDAQVIVSERAASDNRNTDETLVKSELHDEITVPQPDNKDGSVLDKMDAEVKVDTDDEERKKTSSMPKEGEGNEEDSQSWGSESRKKSLADERGSSRAKEDKQDDEESLEQKRLSQQEQESSLVQLDSDTLQQESDILPPSGDHVPKRTAQEEAGRSSIQEDRSGAMKEAEVSQLNADLSLLDDENVDKELEEMAKEEELLDLNSKQSGEIQENFSEDVLNQTEDETVDEVTINEFFQKSASNLDQSQPVDSKPKASKKKSSEKGTFSRLSQTETRAKYQRAEYPNGPYRARITDENKISRELRRVPPAHDYFGYIFSAQSQRPPNYYHQYTLPIYKQPLPRQHMCITGERVPEEKIHKEKTILHQALPLSSLKIRWRLSRVSTVYKLEDLYAYLTVFGPIDGVYAVSVNSALVVFSDVESARSAIMCPCLGFPWDPLIAEWVEPKMNNIGFYNKYHRVEEPAIHSKN, encoded by the exons ATGGAGAATGAAGAAGAACCCGTTCCAGAGAACGAGGTGGAGAAGTCCTCCAGAAACACCATCGAAACTGCTGAGAACATTGTCCGCACTATTGTTTCTGATGCTCAGGTCATTGTTAGCGAAAGAGCCGCATCTGATAATCGAAACACAGATGAGACACTAGTAAAGAGTGAGCTACATGACGAGATTACTGTACCACAGCCGGACAACAAAGACGGTTCTGTCCTCGACAAGATGGATGCTGAGGTTAAAGTTGACACCGACGATGAAGAGCGTAAAAAAACAAGCTCTATGCCCAAGGAGGGTGAAGGAAACGAGGAAGATTCCCAGTCGTGGGGCAGTGAGAGtagaaagaaaagtttagcAGACGAGCGAGGTTCCAGCCGCGCAAAGGAAGACAAACAAGACGATGAGGAGTCACTGGAACAGAAAAGACTTTCTCAACAAGAACAGGAGAGCTCTTTGGTGCAACTCGATTCAGATACACTGCAACAGGAATCAGACATTTTACCGCCAAGTGGAGATCACGTTCCGAAACGGACTGCCCAGGAGGAAGCTGGTAGATCCAGTATTCAGGAAGACAGATCTGGTGCCATGAAAGAGGCTGAAGTTTCGCAGCTAAACGCAGACCTTTCGCTGCTAGATGACGAAAATGTAGATAAAGAACTGGAAGAAATGGCCAAAGAGGAAGAACTTCTTGATTTAAATTCTAAGCAATCAGGAGAGATACAAG AGAATTTTAGCGAAGATGTTCTCAACCAAACAGAGGACGAGACCGTTGACGAGGTTACCATTAACGAATTCTTTCAAAAGTCAGCAAGTAATCTGGACCAAAGCCAACCAGTGGATTCCAAGCCAAAGGCTTCCAAAAAGAAAAGTTCTGAAAAAG GTACATTTTCGCGGCTATCTCAGACAGAGACAAGAGCAAAATATCAAAGAGCTGAATATCCCAACGGTCCGTACAGAGCCCGAATCACAGACGAGAACAAAATATCACGAGAACTTAGG AGAGTTCCCCCAGCACACGATTACTTTGGCTATATTTTCTCTGCACAGTCACAAA GGCCACCCAACTACTACCATCAATACACTTTACCCATCTATAAGCAACCACTGCCACGACAACATATGTGTATCACTGGAGAAAG AGTGCCAGAAGAAAAGATTCACAAAGAGAAGACGATACTCCACCAAGCTCTACCGTTGAGTAGCCTCAAAATTCGTTGGCGATTGTCTCGCGTGAGTACTGTCTATAAACTGGAGGACCTGTACGCATATTTAACAGT cTTTGGCCCTATCGACGGCGTGTACGCGGTCTCAGTGAACTCTGCCCTGGTCGTTTTCTCGGACGTCGAATCAGCCAGGTCTGCCATCATGTGTCCTTGTCTTGGGTTTCCTTGGGATCCTCTTATTGCCGAATGGGTGGAGCCCAAGATGAACAATATTGGATTCTACAACAAATACCATCGAGTGGAAGAGCCAGCCATCCATTCTAAAAACTAA
- the LOC106074832 gene encoding uncharacterized protein LOC106074832 isoform X2 — protein sequence MENEEEPVPENEVEKSSRNTIETAENIVRTIVSDAQVIVSERAASDNRNTDETLVKSELHDEITVPQPDNKDGSVLDKMDAEVKVDTDDEERKKTSSMPKEGEGNEEDSQSWGSESRKKSLADERGSSRAKEDKQDDEESLEQKRLSQQEQESSLVQLDSDTLQQESDILPPSGDHVPKRTAQEEAGRSSIQEDRSGAMKEAEVSQLNADLSLLDDENVDKELEEMAKEEELLDLNSKQSGEIQENFSEDVLNQTEDETVDEVTINEFFQKSASNLDQSQPVDSKPKASKKKSSEKGTFSRLSQTETRAKYQRAEYPNGPYRARITDENKISRELRRVPPAHDYFGYIFSAQSQRPPNYYHQYTLPIYKQPLPRQHMCITGERVPEEKIHKEKTILHQALPLSSLKIRWRLSRLWPYRRRVRGLSELCPGRFLGRRISQVCHHVSLSWVSLGSSYCRMGGAQDEQYWILQQIPSSGRASHPF from the exons ATGGAGAATGAAGAAGAACCCGTTCCAGAGAACGAGGTGGAGAAGTCCTCCAGAAACACCATCGAAACTGCTGAGAACATTGTCCGCACTATTGTTTCTGATGCTCAGGTCATTGTTAGCGAAAGAGCCGCATCTGATAATCGAAACACAGATGAGACACTAGTAAAGAGTGAGCTACATGACGAGATTACTGTACCACAGCCGGACAACAAAGACGGTTCTGTCCTCGACAAGATGGATGCTGAGGTTAAAGTTGACACCGACGATGAAGAGCGTAAAAAAACAAGCTCTATGCCCAAGGAGGGTGAAGGAAACGAGGAAGATTCCCAGTCGTGGGGCAGTGAGAGtagaaagaaaagtttagcAGACGAGCGAGGTTCCAGCCGCGCAAAGGAAGACAAACAAGACGATGAGGAGTCACTGGAACAGAAAAGACTTTCTCAACAAGAACAGGAGAGCTCTTTGGTGCAACTCGATTCAGATACACTGCAACAGGAATCAGACATTTTACCGCCAAGTGGAGATCACGTTCCGAAACGGACTGCCCAGGAGGAAGCTGGTAGATCCAGTATTCAGGAAGACAGATCTGGTGCCATGAAAGAGGCTGAAGTTTCGCAGCTAAACGCAGACCTTTCGCTGCTAGATGACGAAAATGTAGATAAAGAACTGGAAGAAATGGCCAAAGAGGAAGAACTTCTTGATTTAAATTCTAAGCAATCAGGAGAGATACAAG AGAATTTTAGCGAAGATGTTCTCAACCAAACAGAGGACGAGACCGTTGACGAGGTTACCATTAACGAATTCTTTCAAAAGTCAGCAAGTAATCTGGACCAAAGCCAACCAGTGGATTCCAAGCCAAAGGCTTCCAAAAAGAAAAGTTCTGAAAAAG GTACATTTTCGCGGCTATCTCAGACAGAGACAAGAGCAAAATATCAAAGAGCTGAATATCCCAACGGTCCGTACAGAGCCCGAATCACAGACGAGAACAAAATATCACGAGAACTTAGG AGAGTTCCCCCAGCACACGATTACTTTGGCTATATTTTCTCTGCACAGTCACAAA GGCCACCCAACTACTACCATCAATACACTTTACCCATCTATAAGCAACCACTGCCACGACAACATATGTGTATCACTGGAGAAAG AGTGCCAGAAGAAAAGATTCACAAAGAGAAGACGATACTCCACCAAGCTCTACCGTTGAGTAGCCTCAAAATTCGTTGGCGATTGTCTCGC cTTTGGCCCTATCGACGGCGTGTACGCGGTCTCAGTGAACTCTGCCCTGGTCGTTTTCTCGGACGTCGAATCAGCCAGGTCTGCCATCATGTGTCCTTGTCTTGGGTTTCCTTGGGATCCTCTTATTGCCGAATGGGTGGAGCCCAAGATGAACAATATTGGATTCTACAACAAATACCATCGAGTGGAAGAGCCAGCCATCCATTCTAA
- the LOC106074832 gene encoding uncharacterized protein LOC106074832 isoform X3, whose translation MENEEEPVPENEVEKSSRNTIETAENIVRTIVSDAQVIVSERAASDNRNTDETLVKSELHDEITVPQPDNKDGSVLDKMDAEVKVDTDDEERKKTSSMPKEGEGNEEDSQSWGSESRKKSLADERGSSRAKEDKQDDEESLEQKRLSQQEQESSLVQLDSDTLQQESDILPPSGDHVPKRTAQEEAGRSSIQEDRSGAMKEAEVSQLNADLSLLDDENVDKELEEMAKEEELLDLNSKQSGEIQENFSEDVLNQTEDETVDEVTINEFFQKSASNLDQSQPVDSKPKASKKKSSEKGTFSRLSQTETRAKYQRAEYPNGPYRARITDENKISRELRRVPPAHDYFGYIFSAQSQRPPNYYHQYTLPIYKQPLPRQHMCITGERVPEEKIHKEKTILHQALPLSSLKIRWRLSRVSTVYKLEDLYAYLTV comes from the exons ATGGAGAATGAAGAAGAACCCGTTCCAGAGAACGAGGTGGAGAAGTCCTCCAGAAACACCATCGAAACTGCTGAGAACATTGTCCGCACTATTGTTTCTGATGCTCAGGTCATTGTTAGCGAAAGAGCCGCATCTGATAATCGAAACACAGATGAGACACTAGTAAAGAGTGAGCTACATGACGAGATTACTGTACCACAGCCGGACAACAAAGACGGTTCTGTCCTCGACAAGATGGATGCTGAGGTTAAAGTTGACACCGACGATGAAGAGCGTAAAAAAACAAGCTCTATGCCCAAGGAGGGTGAAGGAAACGAGGAAGATTCCCAGTCGTGGGGCAGTGAGAGtagaaagaaaagtttagcAGACGAGCGAGGTTCCAGCCGCGCAAAGGAAGACAAACAAGACGATGAGGAGTCACTGGAACAGAAAAGACTTTCTCAACAAGAACAGGAGAGCTCTTTGGTGCAACTCGATTCAGATACACTGCAACAGGAATCAGACATTTTACCGCCAAGTGGAGATCACGTTCCGAAACGGACTGCCCAGGAGGAAGCTGGTAGATCCAGTATTCAGGAAGACAGATCTGGTGCCATGAAAGAGGCTGAAGTTTCGCAGCTAAACGCAGACCTTTCGCTGCTAGATGACGAAAATGTAGATAAAGAACTGGAAGAAATGGCCAAAGAGGAAGAACTTCTTGATTTAAATTCTAAGCAATCAGGAGAGATACAAG AGAATTTTAGCGAAGATGTTCTCAACCAAACAGAGGACGAGACCGTTGACGAGGTTACCATTAACGAATTCTTTCAAAAGTCAGCAAGTAATCTGGACCAAAGCCAACCAGTGGATTCCAAGCCAAAGGCTTCCAAAAAGAAAAGTTCTGAAAAAG GTACATTTTCGCGGCTATCTCAGACAGAGACAAGAGCAAAATATCAAAGAGCTGAATATCCCAACGGTCCGTACAGAGCCCGAATCACAGACGAGAACAAAATATCACGAGAACTTAGG AGAGTTCCCCCAGCACACGATTACTTTGGCTATATTTTCTCTGCACAGTCACAAA GGCCACCCAACTACTACCATCAATACACTTTACCCATCTATAAGCAACCACTGCCACGACAACATATGTGTATCACTGGAGAAAG AGTGCCAGAAGAAAAGATTCACAAAGAGAAGACGATACTCCACCAAGCTCTACCGTTGAGTAGCCTCAAAATTCGTTGGCGATTGTCTCGCGTGAGTACTGTCTATAAACTGGAGGACCTGTACGCATATTTAACAGTGtga
- the LOC106074832 gene encoding uncharacterized protein LOC106074832 isoform X4: MENEEEPVPENEVEKSSRNTIETAENIVRTIVSDAQVIVSERAASDNRNTDETLVKSELHDEITVPQPDNKDGSVLDKMDAEVKVDTDDEERKKTSSMPKEGEGNEEDSQSWGSESRKKSLADERGSSRAKEDKQDDEESLEQKRLSQQEQESSLVQLDSDTLQQESDILPPSGDHVPKRTAQEEAGRSSIQEDRSGAMKEAEVSQLNADLSLLDDENVDKELEEMAKEEELLDLNSKQSGEIQENFSEDVLNQTEDETVDEVTINEFFQKSASNLDQSQPVDSKPKASKKKSSEKGTFSRLSQTETRAKYQRAEYPNGPYRARITDENKISRELRRVPPAHDYFGYIFSAQSQRPPNYYHQYTLPIYKQPLPRQHMCITGERIGL; encoded by the exons ATGGAGAATGAAGAAGAACCCGTTCCAGAGAACGAGGTGGAGAAGTCCTCCAGAAACACCATCGAAACTGCTGAGAACATTGTCCGCACTATTGTTTCTGATGCTCAGGTCATTGTTAGCGAAAGAGCCGCATCTGATAATCGAAACACAGATGAGACACTAGTAAAGAGTGAGCTACATGACGAGATTACTGTACCACAGCCGGACAACAAAGACGGTTCTGTCCTCGACAAGATGGATGCTGAGGTTAAAGTTGACACCGACGATGAAGAGCGTAAAAAAACAAGCTCTATGCCCAAGGAGGGTGAAGGAAACGAGGAAGATTCCCAGTCGTGGGGCAGTGAGAGtagaaagaaaagtttagcAGACGAGCGAGGTTCCAGCCGCGCAAAGGAAGACAAACAAGACGATGAGGAGTCACTGGAACAGAAAAGACTTTCTCAACAAGAACAGGAGAGCTCTTTGGTGCAACTCGATTCAGATACACTGCAACAGGAATCAGACATTTTACCGCCAAGTGGAGATCACGTTCCGAAACGGACTGCCCAGGAGGAAGCTGGTAGATCCAGTATTCAGGAAGACAGATCTGGTGCCATGAAAGAGGCTGAAGTTTCGCAGCTAAACGCAGACCTTTCGCTGCTAGATGACGAAAATGTAGATAAAGAACTGGAAGAAATGGCCAAAGAGGAAGAACTTCTTGATTTAAATTCTAAGCAATCAGGAGAGATACAAG AGAATTTTAGCGAAGATGTTCTCAACCAAACAGAGGACGAGACCGTTGACGAGGTTACCATTAACGAATTCTTTCAAAAGTCAGCAAGTAATCTGGACCAAAGCCAACCAGTGGATTCCAAGCCAAAGGCTTCCAAAAAGAAAAGTTCTGAAAAAG GTACATTTTCGCGGCTATCTCAGACAGAGACAAGAGCAAAATATCAAAGAGCTGAATATCCCAACGGTCCGTACAGAGCCCGAATCACAGACGAGAACAAAATATCACGAGAACTTAGG AGAGTTCCCCCAGCACACGATTACTTTGGCTATATTTTCTCTGCACAGTCACAAA GGCCACCCAACTACTACCATCAATACACTTTACCCATCTATAAGCAACCACTGCCACGACAACATATGTGTATCACTGGAGAAAG AATAGGCCTTTAG
- the LOC106059835 gene encoding uncharacterized protein LOC106059835 isoform X2, whose protein sequence is MYSVHFDVWSGHPGNNLIWSVMADNTTTYLTYPRVTGTATAPELWIPYVMIGVSCVTFLAVHFYCYHKRNRERYLRKRDEKRVKSGLLERRRITTLMVARYQSNLGISRDDPSVHQHLYYSMQEDSQNVSKGNQQGVYLNDKCITELHHSSFPESASMHLSQTAELRTPRITSSKSWPLVSEHSAESSNAHSKIVVGKGKPDPGDHTSNSHFKMSKNTEGELAKELLGHSNAGRTNIYGYGGQSYLPYRHYSPAMLRPPQPQYPNVFYTNLPSNTPSQFTSPSPLFFKLKQNKQRYDGVPVDEVSDMYKLHHEHHLVHDRGEVSSPFYDDGDMSEPYIMADPNDDGFGYGSRGHSHYYPTVLDASGFAVSEIEAYPFTDFRGDYGGLERNSVAPREIINMDKLPPNRRVINGGYANSIRRDQAKISVQNGMHMKRKTVESRNNNNRHPSMTFSLNDTITPNEPPKGNHFNNYVNSPLLYEQSDHSTHPKSMENACQLNPVCRINTTTNCNNQLTVDQIPTVVDQSSRAPGELPVKPYLKLPYADNCATSSESESPTENSTRSQTSKYCNQAPWSPWATPVSPKISRYEASSCSPLLSPTSLGHYSTSSSRGCTSSTSPRHTPETSPLRTPSTPDSVTLQISPHRTPPLRTLNPNLVFQHKSNKTN, encoded by the exons ATGTACAGCGTGCACTTTGATGTCTGGTCGGGTCACCCTGGAAATAATTTGATCTGGTCTGTAATGGCAGACAACACGACTACATACCTGACCTACCCAAG AGTTACCGGCACTGCCACTGCCCCTGAGCTGTGGATTCCCTACGTGATGATTGGGGTCAGCTGCGTGACCTTTCTGGCCGTTCACTTTTACTGTTATCACAAGAGGAACAGAGAAAG ATATTTACGTAAACGAGACGAGAAGCGGGTCAAATCTGGTCTTCTGGAGAGACGTAGAATCACCACGTTAATGGTAGCCAGGTACCAGTCAAATTTAG GGATAAGTCGAGAtgatccttctgttcatcaacaTTTATATTACTCCATGCAAGAGGATTCTCAAAATGTTTCTAAGGGAAACCAACAGGGAGTTTACTTGAATGATAAATGTATTACCGAGCTACATCATTCGTCCTTCCCTGAAAGTGCTTCCATGCATTTATCGCAGACAGCAGAGTTGCGAACCCCCAGAATAACGTCATCGAAATCTTGGCCATTGGTGTCTGAGCACAGTGCAGAGTCAAGCAATGCCCACTCTAAGATTGTGGTCGGTAAGGGGAAACCCGATCCAGGGGACCACACTTCAAACTCTCATTTTAAAATGTCGAAAAACACCGAGGGGGAACTTGCCAAGGAGTTGTTGGGGCATTCAAACGCCGGACGCACCAACATATACGGCTACGGCGGCCAGAGTTACCTGCCTTATCGGCACTATTCTCCTGCAATGCTGAGGCCTCCCCAGCCTCAGTACCCAAACGTATTTTATACAAACCTGCCAAGTAACACCCCCTCTCAATTTACTTCGCCGTCGCCATTGTTCTTCAAACTCAAGCAGAACAAGCAACGTTACGACGGTGTTCCCGTGGATGAGGTGTCAGACATGTACAAGCTGCACCACGAGCACCATCTGGTCCACGACAGGGGCGAGGTCAGCAGCCCTTTCTACGATGACGGCGACATGTCAGAGCCTTACATTATGGCGGACCCCAACGACGACGGCTTTGGTTACGGAAGCCGGGGTCACAGTCACTACTACCCAACTGTACTGGACGCCTCCGGGTTTGCTGTATCGGAAATTGAGGCGTATCCTTTCACAGATTTCAGGGGAGATTATGGCGGGTTAGAAAGAAATAGTGTAGCACCAAGGGAAATTATCAATATGGATAAATTACCTCCCAATAGACGCGTCATAAATGGGGGATACGCTAATTCTATTCGTCGTGATCAAGCTAAAATATCTGTACAAAATGGAATGCACATGAAAAGGAAGACAGTAGAAAGTAGGAATAATAACAACCGGCATCCTTCTATGACATTCAGTCTGAATGATACTATCACTCCAAATGAGCCGCCTAAAGGTAATCATTTTAATAACTATGTTAACTCCCCTCTACTGTATGAGCAGTCAGATCACTCTACTCATCCAAAAAGCATGGAAAATGCCTGCCAGTTAAACCCTGTGTGCAGAATCAACACAACTACAAACTGCAATAATCAGTTGACCGTTGATCAAATCCCAACTGTCGTTGATCAGTCTTCTAGAGCTCCAGGAGAACTCCCCGTCAAGCCTTATTTGAAGCTCCCATATGCCGACAACTGTGCGACCTCCTCTGAATCAGAAAGTCCTACAGAAAACTCTACCAGAAGTCAAACCTCTAAATATTGCAACCAAGCGCCTTGGTCACCATGGGCCACCCCCGTTTCCCCAAAGATATCCCGCTACGAGGCGTCGTCCTGCTCCCCACTACTGTCTCCCACATCCTTGGGTCACTACTCCACATCGTCGTCCAGGGGCTGCACATCGTCAACTTCCCCGCGACACACACCAGAGACGTCTCCCCTGCGCACCCCGTCAACGCCTGACAGTGTGACCTTACAGATATCTCCGCACAGGACACCTCCACTCAGGACTCTTAACCCTAACTTAGTTTTTCAACACAAGtctaacaaaacaaattaa
- the LOC106059835 gene encoding uncharacterized protein LOC106059835 isoform X1, with protein MYSVHFDVWSGHPGNNLIWSVMADNTTTYLTYPSVQTSHDESIYTLHDDSLTNYRVTGTATAPELWIPYVMIGVSCVTFLAVHFYCYHKRNRERYLRKRDEKRVKSGLLERRRITTLMVARYQSNLGISRDDPSVHQHLYYSMQEDSQNVSKGNQQGVYLNDKCITELHHSSFPESASMHLSQTAELRTPRITSSKSWPLVSEHSAESSNAHSKIVVGKGKPDPGDHTSNSHFKMSKNTEGELAKELLGHSNAGRTNIYGYGGQSYLPYRHYSPAMLRPPQPQYPNVFYTNLPSNTPSQFTSPSPLFFKLKQNKQRYDGVPVDEVSDMYKLHHEHHLVHDRGEVSSPFYDDGDMSEPYIMADPNDDGFGYGSRGHSHYYPTVLDASGFAVSEIEAYPFTDFRGDYGGLERNSVAPREIINMDKLPPNRRVINGGYANSIRRDQAKISVQNGMHMKRKTVESRNNNNRHPSMTFSLNDTITPNEPPKGNHFNNYVNSPLLYEQSDHSTHPKSMENACQLNPVCRINTTTNCNNQLTVDQIPTVVDQSSRAPGELPVKPYLKLPYADNCATSSESESPTENSTRSQTSKYCNQAPWSPWATPVSPKISRYEASSCSPLLSPTSLGHYSTSSSRGCTSSTSPRHTPETSPLRTPSTPDSVTLQISPHRTPPLRTLNPNLVFQHKSNKTN; from the exons ATGTACAGCGTGCACTTTGATGTCTGGTCGGGTCACCCTGGAAATAATTTGATCTGGTCTGTAATGGCAGACAACACGACTACATACCTGACCTACCCAAG TGTGCAGACATCTCATGATGAAAGTATATACACACTTCATGATGATTCCTTGACCAATTACAGAGTTACCGGCACTGCCACTGCCCCTGAGCTGTGGATTCCCTACGTGATGATTGGGGTCAGCTGCGTGACCTTTCTGGCCGTTCACTTTTACTGTTATCACAAGAGGAACAGAGAAAG ATATTTACGTAAACGAGACGAGAAGCGGGTCAAATCTGGTCTTCTGGAGAGACGTAGAATCACCACGTTAATGGTAGCCAGGTACCAGTCAAATTTAG GGATAAGTCGAGAtgatccttctgttcatcaacaTTTATATTACTCCATGCAAGAGGATTCTCAAAATGTTTCTAAGGGAAACCAACAGGGAGTTTACTTGAATGATAAATGTATTACCGAGCTACATCATTCGTCCTTCCCTGAAAGTGCTTCCATGCATTTATCGCAGACAGCAGAGTTGCGAACCCCCAGAATAACGTCATCGAAATCTTGGCCATTGGTGTCTGAGCACAGTGCAGAGTCAAGCAATGCCCACTCTAAGATTGTGGTCGGTAAGGGGAAACCCGATCCAGGGGACCACACTTCAAACTCTCATTTTAAAATGTCGAAAAACACCGAGGGGGAACTTGCCAAGGAGTTGTTGGGGCATTCAAACGCCGGACGCACCAACATATACGGCTACGGCGGCCAGAGTTACCTGCCTTATCGGCACTATTCTCCTGCAATGCTGAGGCCTCCCCAGCCTCAGTACCCAAACGTATTTTATACAAACCTGCCAAGTAACACCCCCTCTCAATTTACTTCGCCGTCGCCATTGTTCTTCAAACTCAAGCAGAACAAGCAACGTTACGACGGTGTTCCCGTGGATGAGGTGTCAGACATGTACAAGCTGCACCACGAGCACCATCTGGTCCACGACAGGGGCGAGGTCAGCAGCCCTTTCTACGATGACGGCGACATGTCAGAGCCTTACATTATGGCGGACCCCAACGACGACGGCTTTGGTTACGGAAGCCGGGGTCACAGTCACTACTACCCAACTGTACTGGACGCCTCCGGGTTTGCTGTATCGGAAATTGAGGCGTATCCTTTCACAGATTTCAGGGGAGATTATGGCGGGTTAGAAAGAAATAGTGTAGCACCAAGGGAAATTATCAATATGGATAAATTACCTCCCAATAGACGCGTCATAAATGGGGGATACGCTAATTCTATTCGTCGTGATCAAGCTAAAATATCTGTACAAAATGGAATGCACATGAAAAGGAAGACAGTAGAAAGTAGGAATAATAACAACCGGCATCCTTCTATGACATTCAGTCTGAATGATACTATCACTCCAAATGAGCCGCCTAAAGGTAATCATTTTAATAACTATGTTAACTCCCCTCTACTGTATGAGCAGTCAGATCACTCTACTCATCCAAAAAGCATGGAAAATGCCTGCCAGTTAAACCCTGTGTGCAGAATCAACACAACTACAAACTGCAATAATCAGTTGACCGTTGATCAAATCCCAACTGTCGTTGATCAGTCTTCTAGAGCTCCAGGAGAACTCCCCGTCAAGCCTTATTTGAAGCTCCCATATGCCGACAACTGTGCGACCTCCTCTGAATCAGAAAGTCCTACAGAAAACTCTACCAGAAGTCAAACCTCTAAATATTGCAACCAAGCGCCTTGGTCACCATGGGCCACCCCCGTTTCCCCAAAGATATCCCGCTACGAGGCGTCGTCCTGCTCCCCACTACTGTCTCCCACATCCTTGGGTCACTACTCCACATCGTCGTCCAGGGGCTGCACATCGTCAACTTCCCCGCGACACACACCAGAGACGTCTCCCCTGCGCACCCCGTCAACGCCTGACAGTGTGACCTTACAGATATCTCCGCACAGGACACCTCCACTCAGGACTCTTAACCCTAACTTAGTTTTTCAACACAAGtctaacaaaacaaattaa